Proteins encoded within one genomic window of Equus caballus isolate H_3958 breed thoroughbred chromosome 20, TB-T2T, whole genome shotgun sequence:
- the MDC1 gene encoding mediator of DNA damage checkpoint protein 1 isoform X3 — MMMEDTQAINWEVEEEEETERPSESLGCSLAPVGRLRIFSSAHGPEKDFPLYLGKNVVGRMPDCSVALPFPSISKQHAVIEILAWGKAPILRDSGSLNGTQILRPPKVLSPGVSHRLRDQELILFADLLCQYHRLDAPLPFVSRGPLTVEETPKVQGGTHPRGLLLAEDSEEEVDPLSERHVVKEPRTTSSSLATVVPESDEEGPSPAPGGPGPPFAFNLDSDTDEEESQQPATGEAFSAAMTDATVETEPPKAITTEIQLEKDQCSVEERDNATKVKRDARNEVVPVGVILERTQPAEEDSDTDVDDESRPPGRPAEVHLESAQPSGFMDSDTDVEEEGIPTTPAVVPMKKRQVFHGDDAKSPGAPGLANLQESPAGSDTDVEEGEALLTVPLERSQASMVIDSNTDDEEEVSAALTLARLKESRTLTWHRDTDVEEDKAQPVVLLEQSQTSARRDSDTDVEEEGPPVEKRGTVPKDCTDKAHSEKSQPPLGDSDIEMEEDKSSPAVHLERSEASATVDVNTQVKEEVLPGPAVTPLEKHQVPVAWTNQTDVEADRGPAKLPMVCLEEAQPPPVGDCEITSLNASAVTDVRKSQFPTGGDAGTEWAVAVLEQERAPEAGAQGGSPVALVEQGLLPVSRENLTDLVVDTGTPGEPTQPRREGAQTPKEGKREPRMDGTKDSADARDVLKAEKSTIKVPAYSVSDSEDLDLQATQCFVEKEGQSLEVQSTEDEPTQAFLLSPPQEPGPSRCSFQAEEKNAILSQTYGATSLASFLKRLPRELLYEGALDELWEVLATQPYCPRESEASETQPIAAHLEAHGSCPSPPRATPGEQHPESPVHAEPLGIQGRGMQTVEKDMGTPGETADRVNPERGPLERATKKPPPEGERKDVMGEEELTWGLRDSQQKQVLARDTQRQESDKKVTSASPESGMESLKVEIETAREIQEKEREKQTLAREIFEREAEKLVPGRVCEVGGLEVKVSKVIQERGPEAGEPERGTQDQEGQASSPTPEPRVGAGGLQALASAVVASGSQSGGGRGVPVSPRRQERDHLNCKMPPAEKASRGDQESPEACLPPAVTEASAPLQNPLMSQSQKHPTPQPLPSLELPIPRARQNGSQGAPEIPPSELEPLHPKPKVRPRGSSRMLPSPVSSIAPESHPTTPTDQPVSPEPTSRATRSRTYRSSEMTPAPVVPTAPELQSSTSKDQPVTAKLTSRATRGRTHRSSVKSPEPVVPTAPELQPSTSKDQPVTPEPTSRGRTHRSSVKAPEQVVPTAPELQPSTSKDQSVIPTPTSRATRGRTHRSSVKTPEPVVPTAPEFQPPTPTDQPVTLELISRATRGRTHRASVKTPEPVVPTAPELQPPTSKDQSGILTPTSRATRGRTHRFSVKSPEPIVPIAPELQPSTPTDQSVASEPTSGTTQGRTHRSSVKTPELVVPTGPEFQPSTSINQLVTPKPTSQPRTHRSSVKTPEPIVPTTSELQPSTPTDQPVTPKPTSRATRGRKHRSVNTSEPIVPTAPELQPSTPTDKPVTRKPTSRATRGRTHRSSVKTPEPIVPTAPELQPSTPTDKPVTCKPTSRATRGRKHRSSVKTPKPIVPTASQLQPSTPTDQSVTPESTTQDIRGRKHRSSVKTPQPMEPTAPGHEPPSHTDQPVTPEAIAPASQSRTLRTSIISAVPVPTTPEFRSPVPTDQPIPPETIPQANCSRRPRATRKQGSPTAPIVHEPCSAPPEPNSRNQRRRAVRAAESLTTIPEPAFAQLPEAPTHAPHIEKVEAAGTSGFTPEPQRKASQSHKRPLATLDLPPLQKRLQRGKVSQKTAFLQEEEDDPTERPGKKEVVVMPGPGKRKRDQAEEEGILSRSLRRTKPNQESTAPKVLFTGVVDVRGERAVLALGGSLASSVAEASHLVTDRIRRTVKFLCALGRGIPILSLDWLHQSRKAGCFLPPDEYVVTDPEQEENFGFSLRDALSRARERRLLEGYEIHVTPGVQPPPLQMGEIISCCGGTVLPSMPRSYKPQRVVITCSQDFPRCAIPSRVGLPILSPEFLLTGVLKQEAKPEAFVLSALEMSST, encoded by the exons ATGATGGAGGACACCCAGGCTATTAACTGGGAGgttgaagaagaggaggagacagagagacccaGTGAATCCTTGGGGTGTAGCTTGGCGCCCGTAGGGCGACTGCGTATCTTCAGTAGTGCCCATGGACCAGAAAAAG ATTTCCCACTCTACCTCGGGAAGAATGTGGTAGGCCGAATGCCTGATTGCTCTGTGGCCCTGCCCTTTCCATCCATCTCCAAACAACATGCAGTGATTGAAATCCTGGCCTGGGGCAAGGCACCTATCCTCCGGGATTCTGGGAGCCTCAATGGGACTCAAATCCTGAGGCCTCCTAAGGTCCTGAGCCCTGGGGTGAGTCATCGTCTGAGAGACCAGGAGTTAATTCTCTTTGCTGACTTGCTCTGCCAGTACCATCGCCTGGATGCCCCCCTGCCCTTTGTCTCTCGGGGCCCTCTAACTGTAGAGGAGACACCCAAGGTACAGGGAGGAACTCATCCCCGGGGGCTCCTGTTGGCTGAGGACTCAGAGGAGGAAGTAG ATCCTCTTTCTGAAAGGCATGTGGTGAAAGAACCAAGGACCACATCTTCTTCTTTGGCAACAGTAGTTCCAGAGAG TGATGAAGAGGGGCCTTCCCCTGCCCCAGGTGGCCCTGGGCCACCTTTTGCCTTCAACTTGGACAGTGACACAGATGAGGAAGAAAGTCAGCAACCAGCAACAGGGGAGGCCTTCTCAGCTGCCATGACAGATGCCACTGTAGAGACAGAACCGCCTAAAGCCATCACAACTGAAATCCAGCTTGAAAAGGATCAGTGTTCAGTGGAGGAAAGGGACAATGCCACAAAAGTCAAGAGGGATGCAAGGAATGAAGTGGTTCCAGTTGGAGTGATTCTGGAGAGGACCCAACCTGCTGAGGAGGACAGTGACACAGATGTGGATGATGAGAGCAGGCCTCCAGGAAGGCCAGCCGAAGTCCATTTGGAAAGTGCCCAGCCTTCTGGCTTCATGGACAGTGATACTGATGTGGAAGAAGAGGGGATCCCCACGACCCCAGCTGTAGTTCCTATGAAGAAGAGGCAAGTCTTCCATGGAGATGATGCAAAGAGTCCTGGGGCACCTGGCTTGGCGAATCTGCAGGAGAGCCCAGCTGGTAGTGATACAGATGTGGAGGAGGGCGAGGCCCTACTAACGGTCCCTCTGGAGAGAAGCCAAGCCTCCATGGTGATCGATAGCAATACAGATGATGAGGAAGAAGTCTCAGCAGCACTCACTTTGGCACGTCTGAAAGAGAGCCGAACCCTTACCTGGCACAGAGATACAGATGTGGAAGAGGACAAGGCCCAACCTGTGGTCCTTCTGGAGCAAAGCCAAACCTCCGCCAGGAGAGACAGTGACAcagatgtggaggaggaggggccccCAGTGGAAAAGAGAGGCACTGTCCCCAAGGATTGCACAGACAAAGCACATTCAGAAAAGAGCCAGCCTCCTCTTGGGGACAGTGATATAGAGATGGAGGAAGATAAGAGCTCACCTGCAGTCCACCTGGAGAGAAGTGAAGCCTCTGCCACAGTGGACGTCAACACACAAGTGAAGGAGGAAGTCCTACCAGGGCCAGCTGTTACACCTCTGGAGAAGCATCAGGTGCCTGTGGCGTGGACAAATCAAACAGATGTGGAAGCAGACAGGGGCCCAGCAAAGCTGCCTATGGTGTGTCTAGAGGAAGCCCAGCCTCCTCCAGTTGGGGACTGTGAGATCACATCCTTAAATGCCTCAGCAGTGACAGATGTAAGAAAGAGCCAGTTTCCCACAGGAGGGGATGCTGGGACGGAATGGGCTGTGGCTGTTCTTGAGCAGGAGAGAGCTCCTGAGGCGGGGGCCCAGGGTGGGTCACCTGTGGCACTAGTGGAGCAGGGCCTTCTCCCTGTCTCAAGGGAAAACCTAACAGATCTGGTGGTGGACACAGGCACTCCAGGGGAACCCACCCAGCCACGGAGAGAGGGAGCCCAGACCcccaaagaagggaagagagaaccACGTATGGATGGGACCAAGGACTCTGCAGATGCCCGTGATG ttctaaaggctgagaagtccacgaTCAAGGTGCCAGCgtattcagtgtctg ATTCTGAAGATCTAGACCTACAGGCTACCCAGTGCTTTGTGGAGAAAGAGGGTCAGAGCCTGGAAG TCCAGAGCACGGAGGATGAACCTACCCAGGCCTTCCTGTTAAGTCCACCCCAAGAGCCTGGCCCTTCCCGTTGCAGCTTCCAGGCCGAAG aaaaaaatgccATATTAAGTCAGACCTATGGAGCAACTAGTCTAGCATCGTTTTTAAAGAGGCTACCGAGAGAGCTTTTATATGAAG GTGCCCTGGATGAGCTGTGGGAGGTCTTGGCTACACAGCCATACTGTCCAAGAGAATCTGAGGCCTCTGAGACCCAGCCCATTGCCGCCCACCTTGAGGCCCATGGATCTTGCCCCTCACCACCTAGGGCAACACCAGGAGAACAACATCCAGAGAGCCCAGTTCATGCAGAGCCACTGGGGATTCAAGGAAGAGGGATGCAGACTGTGGAGAAAGACATGGGTACACCAGGAGAAACAGCAGACAGGGTGAACCCTGAGAGAGGACCATTGGAGAGGGCAACCAAGAAACCGCcaccagaaggagagagaaaagatgtgATGGGAGAGGAAGAATTAACTTGGGGGCTACGGGACAGTCAACAAAAACAGGTGTTAGCTAGAGACACTCAGAGACAAGAGTCTGACAAAAAGGTGACAAGTGCAAGTCCCGAAAGTGGTATGGAGAGTTTGAAGGTAGAAATTGAGACAGCCAGGGAAatacaagagaaagagagagaaaagcagactCTTGcaagagaaatatttgaaagagaagcagagaaattaGTACCAGGGAGAGTGTGTGAGGTAGGTGGGTTAGAGGTCAAGGTATCCAAAGTGATACAGGagagaggccctgaggcaggggagCCAGAGAGAGGGACCCAGGACCAGGAAGGGCAGGCCTCCAGTCCAACACCAGAGCctcgggtgggggctgggggccttCAGGCACTCGCTTCAGCTGTGGTAGCTTCTGGGAGCCAATCAGGTGGAGGAAGGGGCGTCCCAGTGAgtcccaggaggcaggagagag ACCACTTGAATTGCAAGATGCCACCTGCTGAGAAGGCTTCTAGG GGTGATCAGGAATCCCCAGAGGCGTGTCTGCCTCCTGCAGTGACTGAAGCCTCAGCCCCACTCCAAAACCCCCTCATGTCTCAGAGCCAAAAACATCCTACACCTCAGCCTCTGCCTTCCTTAGAGCTGCCCATTCCCAGGGCCAGGCAAAATGGGAGTCAGGGAGCCCCAGAGATTCCTCCCTCAGAGCTGGAGCCTCTGCATCCAAAACCCAAAGTCAGGCCCCGGGGGTCCTCCAGGATGTTACCCTCTCCAGTGTCTTCTATAGCCCCTGAGTCCCACCCTACCACCCCCACAGACCAGCCTGTCAGCCCTGAGCCCACATCTCGGGCCACTCGGAGCAGAACATACAGGTCTTCTGAAATGACCCCTGCACCAGTTGTCCCCACAGCACCTGAGCTGCAATCTTCCACCTCCAAAGACCAGCCTGTCACCGCTAAGCTCACATCTCGGGCCACTCGGGGAAGGACACATAGGTCCTCTGTCAAGTCCCCTGAACCAGTTGTCCCCACAGCCCCTGAGCTCCAGCCTTCCACCTCTAAAGACCAGCCTGTCACTCCTGAGCCCACATCTCGGGGCAGGACACATAGATCTTCTGTCAAGGCCCCTGAGCAAGTTGTCCCTACAGCTCCTGAGCTGCAACCTTCCACCTCCAAAGACCAGTCTGTCATCCCCACACCCACATCCCGGGCCACTCGGGGCAGGACACATAGGTCCTCTGTCAAGACCCCTGAACCAGTTGTCCCCACAGCCCCTGAGTTCCAGCCTCCTACCCCCACAGACCAACCTGTCACTCTTGAGCTCATATCTCGGGCCACTCGGGGCAGAACACACAGAGCCTCTGTGAAGACTCCTGAACCAGTTGTCCccacagctcctgagctgcagcctcCCACCTCCAAAGACCAGTCTGGCATCTTAACACCCACATCTCGGGCCACTCGGGGCAGAACACATAGGTTCTCTGTCAAGTCCCCTGAACCAATTGTCCCCATAGCCCCTGAGCTTCAGCCTTCTACCCCCACAGACCAATCTGTCGCTAGTGAGCCCACATCTGGCACCACTCAGGGCAGGACACATAGGTCTTCTGTCAAGACCCCTGAACTAGTTGTACCCACAGGTCCTGAGTTCCAGCCTTCCACTTCCATAAACCAACTTGTCACCCCCAAACCCACATCTCAGCCAAGGACACATAGGTCTTCTGTCAAGACCCCCGAACCAATTGTTCCCACAACCTCAGAGCTCCAGCCTTCCACCCCCACAGACCAACCTGTCACCCCCAAACCCACATCCCGGGCCACTCGGGGCAGAAAACATAGGTCTGTCAACACCTCTGAACCGATTGTCCCCACAGCCCCTGAGCTCCAGCCTTCCACCCCCACAGACAAACCTGTCACCCGCAAGCCCACATCTCGGGCCACTCGGGGCAGAACACATAGGTCTTCTGTCAAGACACCCGAACCAATTGTCCCCACAGCCCCTGAGCTCCAGCCTTCTACCCCCACAGACAAACCTGTCACCTGCAAACCCACATCTCGGGCCACTCGGGGCAGAAAACATAGGTCTTCTGTCAAGACCCCCAAACCAATTGTCCCCACAGCCTCACAGCTCCAGCCTTCCACCCCGACAGACCAATCTGTTACCCCTGAGTCCACAACTCAGGACATTCGGGGCAGAAAACATAGGTCCTCTGTCAAGACTCCCCAACCAATGGAACCCACAGCCCCTGGCCATGAACCTCCCAGCCATACAGACCAGCCTGTCACCCCTGAAGCCATAGCTCCGGCTAGTCAGAGCAGGACACTAAGGACTTCTATAATAAGTGCTGTGCCAGTTCCTACCACCCCTGAATTCCGGTCTCCTGTCCCCACAGACCAGCCTATTCCCCCTGAGACCATCCCTCAAGCCAATTGCAGCAGGAGGCCAAGGGCCACTAGGAAGCAGGGGTCCCCCACAGCTCCCATTGTCCATGAACCCTGCTCTGCACCCCCTGAACCTAACTCGAGGAACCAAAGACGAAGAGCAGTGAGAGCAGCTGAGTCCCTTACAACCATTCCTGAGCCTGCCTTTGCCCAGCTTCCTGAGGCGCCCACTCATGCTCCCCACATCGAAAAGGTAGAGGCAGCAGGTACATCTGGGTTCACCCCAGAGCCCCAGCGTAAGGCCTCTCAAAGCCACAAGAGGCCTTTAGCTACCCTGGATTTACCCCCACTTCAAAAACGGCTCCAAAGAGGGAAAGTCTCCCAGAAGACAGCGTTCctccaggaagaggaagatgatCCCACAGAGAGACCAGGGAAGAAAGAG GTTGTAGTGATGCCAGgaccaggcaagagaaagagagaccaagCAGAAGAAGAGGGAATACTGAGCCGCAGCCTCCGAAGAACCAAACCTAATCAAGAGTCCACAGCCCCcaaa GTGCTCTTCACAGGAGTGGTGGATGTTCGAGGAGAGCGGGCAGTACTGGCCCTGGGGGGAAGTCTGGCCAGCTCAGTGGCAGAGGCTTCCCACCTGGTGACTGATCGAATCCGCCGGACGGTCAAGTTCCTGTGTGCCCTGGGGCGGGGGATCCCCATCCTCTCCCTGGACTGGCTGCACCAG TCCCGCAAAGCTGGTTGCTTCTTGCCACCGGATGAATACGTGGTGACCGATCCTGAGCAGGAAGAGAACTTTGGCTTCAGCCTTCGGGATGCTCTGAGCCGAGCTCGGGAGCGAAGGCTGCTGGAG GGCTATGAGATTCATGTGACCCCTGGAGTCCAGCCACCTCCACTTCAGATGGGAGAGATCATCAGCTGCTGTGGAGGCACTGTCCTACCCAGCATGCCCCGGTCCTATAAG CCTCAGAGAGTTGTGATCACATGCTCCCAGGACTTCCCCCGATGCGCCATTCCATCTCGGGTCGGGCTGCCCATCCTCTCACCTGAGTTCCTGCTGACAGGAGTGCTGAAGCAGGAAGCCAAGCCAGAGGCCTTCGTCCTCTCCGCTTTGGAAATGTCATCCACCTGA